DNA from Campylobacter concisus:
TCACGGTGCATGAGTTTATGACTACGATATCAGCGGCCTCTTCGTCGTTTGTGATCTCGTAGTCTTTGATGTAGCTCTTTAAAAGCTCGGTATCATAGATGTTTGTGCGGCATCCAAATGTCTTAAAAAATATCTTTTGCATTAGATATTTTCGCCCTCTTGCTCAGCGTGAGCTACATGATCGCTTGGCGTTTCTTTCTTGCCTATAAACATAGTTTGTGTTGGGTAAGCTATCTTTATATCATCGTGAGCCAAAAATGCCTCGATTATCTCAGCGCTTATTGTGCTTCTTAGAGCGAGCGTGGCGTATGAGTTGGACATATACCAGCATGAGATGTTGATACCATAAGGCTCAAAAAATGTGTAAATTCTTGGCTCTACATTTGGATTTTTGATGCTGTACTGGCTCCTTAGCTTATTCATCTGGCGTTTTGCGATGTCAGTGTAGCCTTTTGAATATTTTTTTACTATATTTTTTGCTAGATAGGCGGCCTTTTTGTGATTGCTATCAAAGCTTATCACGACATCTATACCGTCCCAAACGGTCTTCATACCGTAGTGCGAGTAGTTTGCGATGAGGTCTGTAAAGATGTAGTTATTTGGCACAAATATGATCCTGCCTGCACGGCGGTTTGTCTTATAGGTAGAGTAGCTAACGTCTTCAAAAACTGTTAGGCGAAGCAGTGAAATGTCTATCACATCGCCTACAAATTCGCTCCCATCGTGATAGACCCTTACGCGGTCTCCCACGTGGATCGTGCCACCAAACATGATAACCATCCAGCCAAGCATACTCATAAACATATCCTTCATCGCGATGGCGATACCAGCTGAGGCAAAACCTAGCACGGTGACTAGATATGTGACGTTTTCGATGTATGAAAAGAGCAGGATTATGATGATAACTGTGATGTTTAGCACGTTTAAAAATTTATTGACCGTGTAAAATCTCTCGTTATCTGTGATCGTTCTTTTAACGATAAATTTAGCGATAAATGTTAATCCGATCGTTAGAAGTATGACGATGGCTGTGTAGCCCATGCTCAAAAACTGAGCCTTGATGTCAGAGGTCGTCAAATTTATCGCTTCATCAGCCCTTTTTTCATAGACGCTATAAGTGGTATCAGCGATCTGTTTTGCTGCTTTGAAGTCGCCTATCTCTTGTTTTACAAGGTTTAGACTTGCTCTATTTTGCTCGCTATCATCTATCAAATTTAGTCTATTTAGCAAATTTTCTTTTGCTTCAAGCTTTTCAAGCAAGGTGTCAAGCTCTTTGATGTGCCTTTGGTACTCGATCTTGTCGCTTCTTATCTTTTTGATGTATGAAAAGCCAGATACTAGCGCAACTGGGCTATTTATCCTAGGCGGCGTCTCCATTTCTGGTGCTGCTAGCATATTTGAAAATGGCGTTTTCTCATACTCTTTTAGCAAATTTATCTGCTCTTTTAGAGTTTGACTTCTCTTTATGAGATCGCCACCTCTTTTTGAGCCTTTATCAAGCTTTTTAAGCTCATTTTCATTTTGCTCTAGCTCATCAAGAAGCTTTTGATAGGTATTGTAGTTGGCGTATCTTGTGATCCAGATGTTGTTTTTTAGGGAGTTATCTAGGTTTGAAATTTCTTTTATAAGCTCGCTATTTTGTAAATTTTGTGAGACATTTTGCTCAAGCGTAGCGTTTTCTTCAGCATAAAGCGCAAAGAAAAAAAGTAGAAAAACTAGGATCTTTTTCATTTAAATTCTCTCAAAGTTTCTAAAACGTCCTCTTTTTTGACGTCATTTTTGATGACCGCACTGCCGATTTTATCTGCGATGATGAAATTTATCTTATCACCTTTTGTCTTTTTATCCATAAAAAACGCCTCGTAAAATGCATATTCATTTTCTATTTTGTAGCTTACAGGCAGATCAAACTTCACTAAAACCTGCTTGATCTCTTCTGCCTGCGCCTCACTCATGAGACCTAGTCTAACGCTTAGGCGATTTGCCATATTCATACCTATCGCCACTGCTTCGCCGTGTAAAAATTCCTTGTAATTTGTCTCATTTTCGATGACATGAGCAAAGGTGTGACCGTAGTTTAGGATAGCTCTTAACCCCTTTTCTTTCTCATCTTGCTCGACCACTCTAGCCTTTAAATTTATAGACTTTTCAACCAGCTTAGCTAAGTTTTCATCGTCTAAATTTACGCTCTTTAGCCAGTCAAACATCTCTTTATCAAAAGTTATTGCCATTTTTAAAGCCTCAGCCACGCCAGCTGCAAATTCTCTCTTTGGCAATGTTTTTAAGAAATTTATCTCACAAAAAACTGCCTTTGGCTGATAAAATGAGCCTATTAAATTTTTACCAAATTTGTTATTTACGCCCGTTTTTCCGCCCACACTAGCATCGACTTGTGCTAGAAGCGTGGTTGGGATATTTATGAAGTTTATCCCTCTTTCATAAATGCTTGCCGCAAAGCCGGTCATATCGCTTATGACGCCACCACCAAGGGCTATGAGCGTAGATGCGCGGTCAAATTTACTAATAAAAAGCTGCTCTAAAATTTGCTCTATCGTTGTTAAATTTTTATACTCTTCGCCGTCTGGCACGCTTATGATAAATTTCTCATCGCACTTTAAAACGCTAAGTAGTTTTTCAAGGTGAAGCCCAGCTACTTTGGCATTTGTGACGATGCCAACCTTGCCTTTTAGCTCCAACTTCTCAAGCTCATTTATGTAAATTTTATAGCTTGAGCCCTTTTCCTTAAGTTTTAGATTTATCTGCATTTTCTACTCACTTATTGGCACAAAAAGCTGTGCGTTTTGGCTTAGTTTTTTATAAAGTCTATTTAAATTTGTCGATAAGAAGGCAAAAGCACTACCATTTGCCACACTCTTGCTAAACATCACAAAATGAAGCAGATCATTTGTGCCTTTTAGCTTCACTAGCGGGTTTTTGAGGCTGTGATTTTCTATCTTTATGCGCTTTGAAAAAAGCGTGCTAATGCTCTCAAAGTGCTCTTTTAGCGCCTCATCATCGCTGTGTTTGTTATCAAAATAGTAAAATTTCATCTCCAAATCAAGCTGCGCGCAGCAGTCTGTGATGACAGCTGATTGATTTTCGACCTCTTGGCTTTGATCGCCAAGTATCACACCCTCTTTTACCTTTGAGAGCAAAATTTTACCCGTTTTTAGCACTGGGATTTTAAGCTCATAAAATAGCTTTTTAAATTTAAAAAAGTATCTATCATCGCTTATGATAAGCCCGATGTCGTGTTTTAAAACGTCATCTTTTATCGATTTATTGTCGCTATTAAAATAATCCATCAAAACAAGGATATTTTTCTCTTTTATCGCCTTTAGTGTCTCTAAATTTTCGCCTAAAGTTGGGTTTATCACCCTAAAGATAAGGCGTTTGTTATTTAGCTTTGAATGCACATATAGGCTATCCTCGATGAGTTTGCTAACGCGCTCTTTGCTCATCGACTTCATATCGATTAAAGTGTAGATGTTGCTACCAAATGGGCTTGGGAACTGCCCGCTCTCGCGTTTTATTGAGCGATAGACGTTTTGAAGCACGTTTGGATCGCCAACGATCAGCAAGATGTCGCTTGGCTGTATCATCAAATTTGGCTTTGGCAAGATGATCTCATTGCCCCTATAAATGAGCGCTATACGCCACTTTTTCTGCGCTACTGAGCTGATATGGCGATACATATATGAGCTGCCAATAGGCACCTTAACCTCCATGATCTCGCCCTCGCTAAAGCCGATATTATCAGCATATACAGGCATGTCTGGCAGATAGTCCATAAGCCTTGAAGCCGCGATATCTCTGATATCAACCACGCTTAGATGCTTATCGCTCGCGAAAGTCTCCTTGCACTTTTCATCTAGCTCCCACGAGTTCATGAAAATGGTCTCTGTCTTTGTGCTGATCTGTCTTAAATTTTCATAAATGACAACCGCCTCTTTTTCATTGTCGCTCACGATACAAAACTGGCTAAAATAGCCGTCGCTTATGCTCTTTAGCTTTGATAGGCTCGTTGAGTCAAACTGATAAAATGTGAAATTTTCATAATTTGCCTTTTGGCTAAGGTCTTCGCTCGAAACGACGATATAGTGGTGTAAATTTGATTTTGCTCCAAGAAGTCTATCTAAAAAATTTCTTGCAAAAGCTCCATCTGCGATTATTAAAATTTTCTTCATTAATTCTCCGTATTTTAAAGCCACATTATAACAAAAGGTCTTTAAAATAAGCTATTTTTGGCTGTAAATTTAAGCTTTCACAGCCAAAAAATTTAAGAAAATTTTAGTAGATTATTTCAGAGATTAAAGTATCGATAGCTAAATTTGCAGCCTTATTTATCGTCTCAAAAATGGTGCTTGAGCTTGGATCTGGGCAGAAAATTTCTTTTGTGATCATGCCTGATTTTAGCGAGGTGTTTGCATTAAATAGCTCATAAGCTAGCGAAACTTCGGCCTTATCGCCTCTTATTTGAAGTGAGATGATGCTAACTTTTAGCCTAAGATCCTTTGCATTTGGCGAAAATATCGGCTTTGCAGCGCAGTTTGAGTATAGTCCTTTTACGAGCGATTTATAGATCATCTCGCTTGGTTCAGAGACAAATTTAGCGTCTGTCAAATACCTTATCTTGTTGTTTTCAGCAACGATCAAAATTTTTCTAGTATCAACCATATCAAGGGCGCTCACGTTTTCTATGAAGACATTTTTTAGCTCTTTCTGCTTGTTTTCAGCCGAGCACTCCTTGTTTGAGTAGTGTATCTCATACATCGTGGCTTGTGGTACGTCGGTCTTTAGCGAGCAGCCAAAAAATAAAAATGCAGCCGCTAGAAAGATTAAATTTCTCATTTTTTGTCCTTTTTATCTATATTTGGCACTGGATTTGTGAAGAAGAACTCGTAAGGATTGTCCTCAAGCCTTTGAAGCGCACCCCTAAACTCACGAAGCGTCTTGTCAAATCCATTTAAAAAATCGCTAGCCTCTCTAAGCAGCGGAGAGACCGTGTTTCTAAGGTCATACTCGCCGTTTTTTACCTTTTTAGTGACGATATCTTGAAGCGAGCTATATCCAGTGACAGCCAAATTTACTGATTTAAAGACTGAATTTGCACTGGCGATTAGTGTGTTTAAATTTTTAGCAAGCTCTTTTGTGTCGGTTTTGTTTAAACTATCGGTGAAATTTTTTACATTTTTAACGATGCTATCAACCTCGCTTAAACCATTTTCATCGGTTAAAACCTGTGTAAATTTATCGATATTTCTTAGGATTGACTCGATGTGAGATATATTTTCAGCCGAGAAAAAGCCATCAACCTTATCAAGGGTTTGATTTATCTTTAAAGTGATGTTTTCTGCGTTGTTTCCGAGCTTTGAAAAAAGGCTCTCTTCAAGCTTTAAAATAGGCTTATCGCCTGGTTTAAAATCCTTTGTGCCTCGGCTTATATTGATACTAGCCACGCCACTAATAGCCTGAACTTCGATGCTTGCCACGCTATCAGCCTTGATAGGCAGATCCTCTCTTATCTTCATCGTGATGTTTATAAGAGCGTTTTTATCATCGACAAAATTTATATCACTGACGCTTCCTGCTGGCACGCCGATAAATTTAACCGTAGAATCCACCTTTAATCCGCTTGGCAGCTCGCTTGTGTGGATGTAATACTCCTTAAAATCAACTTTTGTGTTATTTTTGCTAGTCATCCACCAGATAAATATCGCAAATGCTGTAAGGCAGGCTATGAAAAACATGCCAACAATGGTGTAAGAATTTCTATTTTCCATCTATTTTTTCCTCATTTTAAATAGCTCTTCAAGCGGGTTATTTTCAAGATGCTCAAGCTCTTTTATATCTCCCTCAAAGGCTATTTTTTTGTTATCTATTATCAAAAATCTATCCAAAATATCAAAAATACTATCAGCATCATGAGTCACCATAACAACTGTTACGCCGATGCTATCACGAAGCTCTTTTATGAGCGCGTCCATCTGGCGCGAGCTAACAGGATCAAGACCACTATTTGGCTCGTCCAAAAATAGCACCCTAGGACTTAGCACCAAGGCTCTTGCAAGCGCAGCACGCTTTTTCATACCGCCACTTAGCTCGCTTGGATAAAGCATAGAAACTTCTTTTTTAAGCCCAACTTTTTGTATCCAAAACATCGCTATCTCATCGATCTGACGCTTGTTAAATTTAGAGTACTCATGCAGTAAAACGCCCACATTATCAAGTATCGTCATCGAGCTATAAAGCGCTCCAAACTGAAACATCGTCCCACTTTTTAGCTTTATCTCTTGCTGCTCTTTGGGGCTACTTTTCCACATATTGACGCCGTCAAACGTTATATCGCCCTTGCTTGGCTTTTTTAGATATATCATCGTCTTCATAAGCGTCGTTTTACCAGTGCCACTGCCACCTAAAAAGCCGTAAATTTCAGCCTCTTTGACGCTCCAGCTCACATTATCGTGCATTATCTTATCGCCATAACTTGTAGTTATATTTTTTCCAACTATTATCTCGTTCATATCTTTAGCCACATAAAAATTATCGCAAAAAATGCATCAAGCGCGATGACCCAAAATATCGCATTTACAACGCTAACGGTTGTCATCGCTCCAAGGCTTTGGGCGTTTTGGCTAACACCAAACCCCCTCATGCAGCCAATGATCGCTATTACAGCACCAAAAAACGGAGCCTTTATCATGCCAACAGCAAAGTGCCTAAGCTCGACCATCTCGCGAAATCTATTGAGATAGTCGCTAAAGCTGATATCAAGTATCGTTTGACAAATGATCATCTGCCCTAAAATGCTTATGCCGTCAGCTATAAAGATGATGACAGGCACGCAAAGCACCATGGCGATGATGCGCGGCAGCACCAAGAAGTTAAAGGGCTCAAAGCCCATCGTCTTCATCGCGTCTATCTCCTCAGTTAGCTTCATAGCACCAATTTGTGCAGTAAAGCTGGAGGCCGACCTGCCTGCCACGACGATAGCAGCGATGAGCGGTGCCACCTCTCTAAGCGTTAGCATGCCCATGATCTCTACTATAAATATACTTGCCCCAAAGCTTGCAAGCATCGCACTACCAAGATATGCAAGCACGACGCCTATCAAAAAAGCGGTGAGCGAGACGATGAAAACGGCATTTACGCCACCATCTTTTATGTAGTTGCTAAATTCTCTAAACCTTAAATTTGCAGGATTAAGGAAAATTTTGACGCTTTTTATCAAAAACTCACCCAAAAACGAGCCAAACTCAACTAAATTTACAAAACCTTCACAAATTTTCTCTCCCAAGCGTGAGAAAAAATTTAGGCTATTGTGCGGTGGCATATATCTAAAGTCGATCTTCTCGTCATTTAGCAGTTCGCTCATCGCCTTTATCTTCTCATCACTTGTAACGATCTCAAATTTCTTGCCATTTAGCGTGTTTTTTAAAAGGATCAAAACAGCGTAATCAATGCTCTTTAGCTCGCTAAAGTCAAATTTAACATTGCCGTTAAGCTTTTGGATTTTTTTAAAAATGCTTTGTAAATTTTTTGCGTCTTTATAGCTAAACTCACCTGCAAATTTTATGGTCGCAGTGCCGTTTGCTTCGGTAAAAACGATGTCATTTCTCTTTTGCAAAAAGTTCCTTTGCCTTAAAATTTCTGGATTATATTATAAATTTTGTTAAAATAAAAAATCAAAAATTTTAAGGACTTGGATGAAATTTGAAGTTATAAAAAAAGATGGTAACGCAAGGCGCGGCGTCCTAACAACCGCTCACAGCGTGATACAAACGCCAGTTTTCATGCCAGTTGGCACTGTTGGCGCAGTTAAAAGCCTAGACGCCTTTGATATGAGTGAAATTTTAGACGCAAAGATAATTTTAGCAAACACCTACCACATGTATCTGCGCCCTGGTAGCAAGGTCGTGCGTGAGTTTGGCGGACTTCATGGATTTTCTAAATTTGATCGCTCGTTTTTAACTGATAGCGGCGGATTTCAGGCATTTTCGCTTAGGTCAAACACCAAAAACGACGATGGCGGGATAAAATTTAAAAGCCACATCGACGGCAGCACGCACTACTTCACGCCAAGATCCGTCCTTGACACGCAGTATGAGCTTGGCAGCGACATCATGATGATACTTGATGATTTGGTTGCCTTGCCAGCTGAGCCAAAAAGGATAGATCTCAGCATAAAACGAACGATAAAATGGGCAAAAGAGGCGATTGATTATCACAAATTTATGCAAAGCAAGGGCGTTGGCTTGCAGCAAAATATCTTTGGTATCGTTCAAGGCGGCACCGACTATGAGGCACGTAAATTTTGCGCCGAGGCACTAACTGAAATGCCATTTGACGGCCTTGCCATCGGCGGTCTTAGTGTTGGCGAGAGCAACGAGGCGATGTATGACACTGTTGAGGCGGTTATGCCATTTATGGATGAGCTTAGACCTCGCTATCTAATGGGCGTTGGCACGCCTGAAGACTTGGTCGAAAACGTGGAGCGAGGGGTCGATATGTTTGACTGCGTGATGCCAACAAGAAATGCAAGAAACGGCACGCTTTTTACTAGCTTTGGCAAGATAAATATAAAATCAGCCAAATTTATAAACGACCACGCACCGATCGATCCAGCCTGCCAGTGCTACACCTGCAAGCGCTACTCAAGAGGCTATCTAAACCACCTTTTTAAGGCTAGAGAGCTCACGTTTTTTAGACTAGCAAGCCTTCATAACCTACACTACTATCTAAATTTGATGAAAGAGATGAGAGAGGCGATAGAGGCTGGCGAATTTGCTAAATTTAAGCGAAATTTCTACGCAAAAAGGAGCACATATGAGCTATAAAAACGCACTTAGCGGATATTTTTATGGAGATGAGTTTGACTACATAACACTCATCTCATTATCGCAAAAGCAAGTTTTTAAATTTTTATTTAAAGATGGCAAAATTTACAAAGAAGATCTTGAGCATGAATGCGACAAAAGCACATTTGAAGCAGCTATTAAGGGGATTTGTAACGAATATGCAAATAAAATTTTAGAGCATCAAGACGAGCTAAATGAATATGAGAAAATTTATGCTAGTCAGAGAAATCTTGAGAAATTTATAAAAAGGCACCACTTTTTAAAGTATGAGATCAGAAAATTTCAAAATAGCATCTCACACTTTTACGAAGCACTTGCGATCTGTCAAAGCGAACAACAAGGGCTTAAAAAAGAGCTTAAAAATAGCATCCACGAAGCAAGCGTCTTTAAAACCATAGCCAACGAATACGCCTATAGGGTCGATGACATCTACTTATTTATACAAAGTGACAAAAACGACAAGATAAATAGAAATATCTACCTTTTGACGCTGCTTTCGGTGCTATTTTTACCACTAAATTTTATCACTGGCTTTTTTGGCATGAATACAAACGGCATGTTTTTAAACTCATTTAAAGATGGCACGTTGATAGTCTTTGCCTTTATAGCGATGCTTTGCGTGCTATTTTTTATATTTTATTACAGATCAAATAAGGATATTAGTTAAATTTATTTATGCTTGGCAAGTTGATCCAACCTACCAAGTAAATTTGAAGTTATTTTTTCTTAATGATGATCTTCTCGCCATCGCTATCAATGGTGATCTCATCGCCACTTTCAAGCTCATCTTTTAAGATCATATCAGCGATCTTGTCTTCAACTAGCTCATAAAGTGCTCTTCTTAGCGGTCTTGCACCATAGACTATGTCAAAGCCAGCTTTTGCAATAAATTTCTTAGCCTCTTCGCTTAAAACTGCCTTGATACCGCGGTTGTGAAGAGTTTTTTCAAGCTCTTTAAACATGATCTCTACGATAGATATCAAGCCTTGCTCATTTAGAGGATTAAAGATGATGGTATCATCAAGCCTATTTAAAAACTCAGGTTTAAAGTAGTTTTTAAGCTCGTTTTTAACAGCTACATCGCGGTCTTCGCCCTTTAGCTCCATTATGAAATTTGAAGCGATGTTTGAAGTTAAAATGATGATAGTATTTTTAAAATCAACCGTTACGCCCTTGTTATCAGTCGCGCGTCCATCATCAAGTATGCCAAGAAGTATGTTAAATACGTCCTTGTGAGCCTTTTCAACCTCGTCAAAAAGTATGACTGAGTATGGTCTTCTGCGAACTGCCTCTGTTAGCTGACCGCCCTCATCGTAGCCTACATATCCTGGAGGCGCACCAAGTAGCCTGCTCACGCTGTGTTTTTCCATATATTCGCTCATATCAAAGCGGATAAGCGCCTTCTCATCGTCAAACAAGAATTTAGCCAAAGCCTTAGCAGACTGAGTTTTGCCAACGCCTGTTGGTCCAAGAAATAAAAACGAACCAATCGGCCTTTGACCTTCATTTAGTCCAGCTTTGTTTCTCTTAACAGCACGTGCAAGTGCGTGTAGTGCGTCATCTTGACCGACAACACTCTCTCTTAGATGCTCTTCGATGCGCAGATATTTCTCTTTTTCGCTTGTTAACATCTTTTTAACTGAAATTCCAGTCCATTTGCTCAAAATTTCAGCCACAAGCTCTTCATCGACTTGATTTTTAAGAAGTACGCCCTCTTTTTTCATGTACTCCCATTTTTCTTCAAGCTCGTGTTTGTGCTTTTTGGCGTCTGCTATCTTGCCGTATTCTATCTCGGCAGCCTTTTGAAGATCGCCATTTCTTTTTGCTATCTCAGCTTGTGATTTTAAGCTATCGATCTCTTTTGTTGCTTTTGAAATTCCGCCAAAAACGGCCTTTTCGTTTTCAAATTTAGTATCAAGCGCTAGCTTTTTCTCATTTAGATCAGCTATCTCTTTTTCGATCTCGCCAAGTCTTTCTTTGTTTTTATCCGCATCCTCCATCTTTAGAGCTTCTTTTTCTACTTGAAGCGTTACGACCTCGCGTTTTATCTTTGAAAGCTCGTATGGTTCGCTCTCTATTTGCATCTTAAGCTCAGCTGCTGCCTCGTCAATAAGGTCGATCGCTTTATCCGGCAAAAAGCGGTTTGCGATGTAGCGGTCGCTTAGCCTTGCTGCGGCAACTAGCGCGCTATCAGTTATGGTGATGCCGTGATGAACTTCAAGACGCTCTTTTATACCACGTAAAATTTGAAGTGCCTCATTTACGCTTGGCTCTTTGACGTCTATTGGTTGAAAACGTCTTTGAAGCGCTGCATCTTTTTCAAAGTATTTTCTATACTCTTTTAATGTTGTCGCACCAACAGCGTGAAGCTCGCCACGCGCAAGAGCTGGTTTTAGGATATTTGCAGCATCCATTCCACCCTCGCTCGCACCAGCTCCAACGATGGTGTGAATTTCATCTATAAAAAGTATGATATTGCCAGCTTTTTTGACCTCGTCGATGACGGCTTTTAACCTATCTTCAAACTCGCCTCTATACTTTGCTCCAGCTACAACTGCGCTCATATCAAGCGCGATGACACGCTTGTTTGCAAGGCTTGTTGGCACATCGCGAGCCACTATCTTTTGAGCTAGCCCCTCAACGATAGCTGTTTTACCAACGCCTGGCTCACCAAG
Protein-coding regions in this window:
- a CDS encoding mechanosensitive ion channel domain-containing protein, which gives rise to MKKILVFLLFFFALYAEENATLEQNVSQNLQNSELIKEISNLDNSLKNNIWITRYANYNTYQKLLDELEQNENELKKLDKGSKRGGDLIKRSQTLKEQINLLKEYEKTPFSNMLAAPEMETPPRINSPVALVSGFSYIKKIRSDKIEYQRHIKELDTLLEKLEAKENLLNRLNLIDDSEQNRASLNLVKQEIGDFKAAKQIADTTYSVYEKRADEAINLTTSDIKAQFLSMGYTAIVILLTIGLTFIAKFIVKRTITDNERFYTVNKFLNVLNITVIIIILLFSYIENVTYLVTVLGFASAGIAIAMKDMFMSMLGWMVIMFGGTIHVGDRVRVYHDGSEFVGDVIDISLLRLTVFEDVSYSTYKTNRRAGRIIFVPNNYIFTDLIANYSHYGMKTVWDGIDVVISFDSNHKKAAYLAKNIVKKYSKGYTDIAKRQMNKLRSQYSIKNPNVEPRIYTFFEPYGINISCWYMSNSYATLALRSTISAEIIEAFLAHDDIKIAYPTQTMFIGKKETPSDHVAHAEQEGENI
- the aroB gene encoding 3-dehydroquinate synthase, whose amino-acid sequence is MQINLKLKEKGSSYKIYINELEKLELKGKVGIVTNAKVAGLHLEKLLSVLKCDEKFIISVPDGEEYKNLTTIEQILEQLFISKFDRASTLIALGGGVISDMTGFAASIYERGINFINIPTTLLAQVDASVGGKTGVNNKFGKNLIGSFYQPKAVFCEINFLKTLPKREFAAGVAEALKMAITFDKEMFDWLKSVNLDDENLAKLVEKSINLKARVVEQDEKEKGLRAILNYGHTFAHVIENETNYKEFLHGEAVAIGMNMANRLSVRLGLMSEAQAEEIKQVLVKFDLPVSYKIENEYAFYEAFFMDKKTKGDKINFIIADKIGSAVIKNDVKKEDVLETLREFK
- a CDS encoding COG3400 family protein, whose amino-acid sequence is MKKILIIADGAFARNFLDRLLGAKSNLHHYIVVSSEDLSQKANYENFTFYQFDSTSLSKLKSISDGYFSQFCIVSDNEKEAVVIYENLRQISTKTETIFMNSWELDEKCKETFASDKHLSVVDIRDIAASRLMDYLPDMPVYADNIGFSEGEIMEVKVPIGSSYMYRHISSVAQKKWRIALIYRGNEIILPKPNLMIQPSDILLIVGDPNVLQNVYRSIKRESGQFPSPFGSNIYTLIDMKSMSKERVSKLIEDSLYVHSKLNNKRLIFRVINPTLGENLETLKAIKEKNILVLMDYFNSDNKSIKDDVLKHDIGLIISDDRYFFKFKKLFYELKIPVLKTGKILLSKVKEGVILGDQSQEVENQSAVITDCCAQLDLEMKFYYFDNKHSDDEALKEHFESISTLFSKRIKIENHSLKNPLVKLKGTNDLLHFVMFSKSVANGSAFAFLSTNLNRLYKKLSQNAQLFVPISE
- a CDS encoding ABC-type transport auxiliary lipoprotein family protein, with translation MRNLIFLAAAFLFFGCSLKTDVPQATMYEIHYSNKECSAENKQKELKNVFIENVSALDMVDTRKILIVAENNKIRYLTDAKFVSEPSEMIYKSLVKGLYSNCAAKPIFSPNAKDLRLKVSIISLQIRGDKAEVSLAYELFNANTSLKSGMITKEIFCPDPSSSTIFETINKAANLAIDTLISEIIY
- a CDS encoding MlaD family protein, with the protein product MENRNSYTIVGMFFIACLTAFAIFIWWMTSKNNTKVDFKEYYIHTSELPSGLKVDSTVKFIGVPAGSVSDINFVDDKNALINITMKIREDLPIKADSVASIEVQAISGVASINISRGTKDFKPGDKPILKLEESLFSKLGNNAENITLKINQTLDKVDGFFSAENISHIESILRNIDKFTQVLTDENGLSEVDSIVKNVKNFTDSLNKTDTKELAKNLNTLIASANSVFKSVNLAVTGYSSLQDIVTKKVKNGEYDLRNTVSPLLREASDFLNGFDKTLREFRGALQRLEDNPYEFFFTNPVPNIDKKDKK
- a CDS encoding ABC transporter ATP-binding protein, with translation MNEIIVGKNITTSYGDKIMHDNVSWSVKEAEIYGFLGGSGTGKTTLMKTMIYLKKPSKGDITFDGVNMWKSSPKEQQEIKLKSGTMFQFGALYSSMTILDNVGVLLHEYSKFNKRQIDEIAMFWIQKVGLKKEVSMLYPSELSGGMKKRAALARALVLSPRVLFLDEPNSGLDPVSSRQMDALIKELRDSIGVTVVMVTHDADSIFDILDRFLIIDNKKIAFEGDIKELEHLENNPLEELFKMRKK
- a CDS encoding MlaE family ABC transporter permease, producing MQKRNDIVFTEANGTATIKFAGEFSYKDAKNLQSIFKKIQKLNGNVKFDFSELKSIDYAVLILLKNTLNGKKFEIVTSDEKIKAMSELLNDEKIDFRYMPPHNSLNFFSRLGEKICEGFVNLVEFGSFLGEFLIKSVKIFLNPANLRFREFSNYIKDGGVNAVFIVSLTAFLIGVVLAYLGSAMLASFGASIFIVEIMGMLTLREVAPLIAAIVVAGRSASSFTAQIGAMKLTEEIDAMKTMGFEPFNFLVLPRIIAMVLCVPVIIFIADGISILGQMIICQTILDISFSDYLNRFREMVELRHFAVGMIKAPFFGAVIAIIGCMRGFGVSQNAQSLGAMTTVSVVNAIFWVIALDAFFAIIFMWLKI
- the tgt gene encoding tRNA guanosine(34) transglycosylase Tgt; the protein is MKFEVIKKDGNARRGVLTTAHSVIQTPVFMPVGTVGAVKSLDAFDMSEILDAKIILANTYHMYLRPGSKVVREFGGLHGFSKFDRSFLTDSGGFQAFSLRSNTKNDDGGIKFKSHIDGSTHYFTPRSVLDTQYELGSDIMMILDDLVALPAEPKRIDLSIKRTIKWAKEAIDYHKFMQSKGVGLQQNIFGIVQGGTDYEARKFCAEALTEMPFDGLAIGGLSVGESNEAMYDTVEAVMPFMDELRPRYLMGVGTPEDLVENVERGVDMFDCVMPTRNARNGTLFTSFGKINIKSAKFINDHAPIDPACQCYTCKRYSRGYLNHLFKARELTFFRLASLHNLHYYLNLMKEMREAIEAGEFAKFKRNFYAKRSTYEL
- a CDS encoding CorA family divalent cation transporter produces the protein MSYKNALSGYFYGDEFDYITLISLSQKQVFKFLFKDGKIYKEDLEHECDKSTFEAAIKGICNEYANKILEHQDELNEYEKIYASQRNLEKFIKRHHFLKYEIRKFQNSISHFYEALAICQSEQQGLKKELKNSIHEASVFKTIANEYAYRVDDIYLFIQSDKNDKINRNIYLLTLLSVLFLPLNFITGFFGMNTNGMFLNSFKDGTLIVFAFIAMLCVLFFIFYYRSNKDIS